ATGTCACCTTCTTCTACAACTTGGTGGGCAAGAAGATCAGCGTGGAGTGGGCGACTCGGGACGTAGTTGTGATTGGAGTGGGCTTGACTGTATGTGTCATTGTAGTCCTGGCCAACCTGATGGTGATGGTAGCCATCTCCATGAACCACCGCTTCCACTTCCCCATCTTCTATCTCCTGGGTAACATGGCTGCAGCTGACCTGTTTGCAGGGATCGCCTACGCCAACCTGATTTTGCACACCGGCCCCTGGACTAGCACACTCACCAAGGAGCAGTGGTACATCCGAGGGACTTTGATCGACATGAGTCTCACGGCCTCTGTGGGCAACCTTCTGGCTGTTGCCGTGGAGCGCCACCAGACCATAATCACCATGCAGCTGCACAGCAAGATGCCTAAACGGCGGGTGGTGCTGCTGATTGTCTGCATCTGGGCTGTGAGCATCATCATGGGGCTGGTGCCCTCGCTGTTTTGGAACTGCGAGTGTGACCTAGAGGACTGCTCCACCGTGGCTCCGCTCTACAGCCGCCGCTTCCTCATCTTCTGGGCAATTCTCAACCTGCTCACATTCTTCATCATGGTGGCCATGTACGCCCGTATCTTCTTCTATGTGAGATACCAGATCTCACACATGTCTCAGCACACCTCGGAGATAAGGCAGACTGTTGTCAGCCTGATGAAAACTATCTCCATAGTACTGGGTGAGAAGTTGTTCGTTTCACTGATGGATGTTTTTAATTAACCCCTAAATAAACATTCAGCTTGATATCTTATATCAGTACACACAAGACATTCTATAACAGGGGTGTCcacacttttttcactgagggcccctcactagaggtgaggtatattgcttcataagttaagttatgaGTTTTATGAACAccctacatcacagctctccgtagtgtttcatttatttttgaaacagaaagtgttggcagctcatcacttaaaacagaagcctcagattgcttataataaggggaaatataaagggtatatttcaagcttgttatttaaatacattttggggCTTCTTTCATCacctacattttcttttcaaaatgttttaacttcaattgactgaatttatttgaaaagtgggcttgtTATTAACGTATGAATACTacattgtaatatatttttacatatatacagaagagaccacttcagcattatcagtttctccggttttactttttatacgTTTGTcgttgagttaaattattattttcttttgtattttattctataaactactgacaacatttctctgtcaGAATTCAACAcgcactggaatggctgccgtacatgtagagatacagatttttttttttaaatggagtggtctcttatttttttccagggctgtatttaagaaacacattataagaAAAACCTACTTtaagaatttgctgagggccaaacaaaatgtacaatgGGCTGCAGTTGGCCCCCATTacattctgacttttttttatggtaTACTATAATAGGAAGAGTTGTATGTTTTTATGACAgtcatttctattattttactatattaaaatctttcacatttttagtGGCACACACCATTATTAATGACGTACTATATTTGTTAGGGTATACTACACTACCAAATATTTATGACATTTCCTTGATGATTTTTTAATAGTATAATTTATTGTAACATAGTATTAGTAATATGGTACAATTCATAGCATATcattttaactgtgttttttttaatcgcCTGACAGTGATATATAACATAGAATACtttgaatttaaacatttttggcaGACTATACTGCTAGTACAACACACCCAGGAAATACAGTTTAGTCTCCCcacaaatgaatatgaatatatttgggTCATACTCAGAAACCTAGATTTAATGGCTTTAACATGAATTTTGCTGGCCGCTACATTTGAAGATGCACTGTCTCTAAATATGCTTTAACTGTGAGTTGTTTACATGTCTGGATGCTTGCTACCTGTGGCCTCAAAGTAACCTCATCAAACCAGTTTCGCAGCTCTTGCATTGTTTGTTAGTCATACCATTCTGATAACATTGTGTCCTTCTAAGGAATAACCCATTTGTCTTTGTAATGTACCTCTGactttctctgtgtctcatCTCCCAGAGGCAAATAACGGTTAACGTTGATATTAAGCAGTCAAGGAACAAGTGTTTCCTAATGTAGCTGCACTGGAGACAACTACTGTCGTCTGACACAGCTGCATATTTGGAAGATTTGAGTTTATTGTTGTTGACTCCCTTTTTTGCTAACCCACATCCCTTCAGGAGCCTTTGTGATCTGCTGGATGCCCGGCCTCGTGACTCTCTTACTGGATGGGCTGTTGGGCAAAGCCAGCCATGCCAACGCCTTCGAGAAGTTCTGTTTGGTCGTAGCTGAGTGCAACTCTCTGGTCAATCCGATCATATATTCCTTGCGAGACGAGGAGATGCGGAGGACGTTCAAGTGGATCCTATGCTGCCTGTGTCGGAGAGGGGGCAACAACCCGAGGGAGCTATCACCTGTGGGGATTTACCCCCGACTGCCAGAGGTCTATTTATATTACAACTCAAAATGATTTACATGCACAGGctacaaaatcaaaacaaaaagctcaTATCAGATATCGCTCTTCCGTTGCACCCACAGCGAGTTATGCAGCTGTAAACGCACCAATGCACATGCTGGTTTCCTACCTAGTATCTAACACTCAGGTACCCTGTGCCTGGCACGATAGGGGACCAGGAATTCCTCGTCTTCGTgccttttgttttatctttggGTCAAGACTACTTTTCTTGATAGGAAAAAATTAAAGACATAGTTCATATGGTTTAATGTTGTGAAGTATGAGTTACTTAATTATATTTAGGTGGTTGTAAGTAGATGCTATATTCAGAATATCTTCTCTGATTTGAGACAGCCTTTTCCTATGAGAACTTAAGCTAGCTGCCAGAAGTTATACACAACCATGCTCTCTTCAAGCCACTAGACtccttttgaaaacaaaaaataccttGCAACGCATAGGAGTTGCTGaactttggttttatttaggTCAACAATAACATCTCGTGGCAGAGACCAGCATCTCCGGTTCTGCAAGTTAAAATTACCATCTTAGTCTGTTGGCTTTGAAAAGAACAAAGGATAGAAAGGCTTTAAGCGCGGtcatttctgtctgtttttgaaaCTAGGTCCTTGTTGAACAACAACTACTGTAGGTTATATACCGACCACAGAGAAGTGCAACATAAAACCCAACTTCAACTATCTCTGTAAATTACTGAATCTAAATTCATTGTTAGAAAACAGGATCCTTACTGTATGTTCTTTATATTCAAAGCCCATTTTTCCATTGTTCTTGATGCCTAATGAATTCTGTTTTTTCTACAGGGAACTGCTGGCTGTGTCCTGAGGTCAGAAGAGCAGGCCGTCTGTCCAGAAACTAGCTCTAAAGAAGACAGCTGGACGATATCGGGGGTATGATGTCTATACGCCAGCAACTCATCTAACAACACACATCGTGTAATATtctgtctcttgttttttctgcCAAATGACCCGtcatactgtttgttttgtcaagtgaaaaatatatataaagatgcAGCTTTTGAAAATATCCATGACGGACCAATGCTTTCATTCCTCAGGATAGCGTTTCCTCAGTCCGATGAGGCTGACAGATCCACATGTTAATCATCGAATGGTGCAATCTCtccttttattacatttgactaTCACAAGAGCATTTGTGACAAATTATAAAATGAAACACTCCtaaaatctgaaatgaaatactgaaaaatcacactaaatcattttattaattttctAATAAGAACACTACAATTTGTCAtattcttcctttttgttttactctttCTAGAACAATTCTAAAGTTGAGGTATAAAAGGAGTTCATACAGACTCACAAGTCTGAAAACAGTGGGGGTTATATacaagagaaatggaaagacAGAGGTAGAGAGAGGGGTAAATACAAGGGAAAGAGGGGAGATACAAATatactaataaaaacaaagaaacaaaaaggtttACGAGGCCATTTGGCACTGTGGAATTCATTTAGACATTTTCAGAATCTAAAGGAGATTTAAACATGATTGACCGTAAAAATTTAACTGTTGTAGATTTGCAGATTCAGGAGACCACATGATGTTTACCGTGAAGTCTGACTCATAAATGTATTTGCTGTTCTCATGTTTGAGGTGAGTTGACATGAAAAGGGCAAATTGTAAACCCTCTGCTTTACAGTGACGGTCTGCCTCTGGATTCACGGTGACACAAAAACTTTTAACAATTTGAAATGATGTCGACGTTAGCCGAATCCCTCAGTCAGTATTACTTTACTCTCAGTTGTAAGCAAATATAATGCTTGCATATTCTTACAATATATAAGCATTATAAATTTGTTTCTGGGAAAAGATGTCCACAAAACAGGCCACATCTGCACATTGACATTAAGATGTGATGTGGGATAAGTTCAAAGCCTCTGGAGCACAAATGAATGACCCTCCATGTAACTATTAAAGCTTTTGTAACTCCGTAAACCCAAACTTTGATAAAACTATTTGATACCTTTTTTGTTAAAACTAAATAGATTTAGAATGAAATGACAAACGGATGGGTCAATATTCAGAGAATTGTGGAGAAGTTTGAAACTGAAAGGTTACCCATGAGGCTTTACGGCAGAGAACACCTAACATTGTCCATTGGAGAACCTTCATCGATGTAATCGGCTTTCCACAGCACCAAATGTTGCACCTGTAAACCCTACATTGCCACCCGGCTATGTAACAAAAGACCTAAATAATATTCAAAATTGATAGTTATCGTGAATCCTGTGACACAAAGGCCAAATAAAACTGGCATCTCAACCGAACATCAAAgtttataaaagaaagaaaaaaatactgaaacattACACAAACTGTACAGTGACATCCATTACAACAGGTAGAAAAAGGGGGGGCATGATAATTTGGTGTGGCGATACCGTTATTCATAAGATACAGTCGTATGAACCGCGATGAGTAACAAAAGAATAATCAGATGGGGGATTTAACACGCGACCAAGCTCAAGTTTTTGTTCTGTAACATAATTCAACAAAGTCTTGACTGACACTGAAATCTGCATAAGGCTTTACCTTACTTTCAAAATGCTTTGTTAATCACATAAAAGTTAATGTATAAAATAGTTCCAAAGAATGAAAATCCCCAAAAACATTGCAGGTTTGTCTTAAACACGAGTTTTACTACCCCCAGTGCTGCCTCTTTTTTTGgtaaaagaggagagagagaagcccTTGCCCAATCGGCCGTATAACTATAAACACATTGTGGTTTTCAGGTGTAAAGGGAAGGGTTAAAGGGCATAACTGATATGCTCACAATCAAAATATAGCTGTGATAGGACAGTCCTCACTCcacccaccctccctcccttgATGCCCCACaacaaaacccccaaaaattaAACCAACTTGAGGCATGACAacaccacacagagacacagatacaAATATAATTCCCTCCTCTCCTCGAACTGAAAAGGTGGCTGTGCACCAACTTTAGAGACACAGAGTAGCATTATTACATTGCTGAACGTGGTATTTTTGGTTTTGATACAACAGAAGGTTGTAGTGTGTTGCCTCGGGCTAACAAGCTTAAATGTTTCAGATGGGGAGGAGATCTCAGTCGACCCCCACCTGGAGTGTCATTGGCTGGTGGAAGCACCCAGTCTCTACAATGCTTACAAAGGTCAGAGGGCACCAGCCAGTGTGACTAAGACATCCCAAGAACACTGTACACACgcccacacagagacacacacatcatagcAATATATGATgcactttttcctttttggtcTGACTGTAATAATTAtaccctttattatttttttgttaataaaaacGAAGCTATAAACTTGGAAggttaaatgaaaacaataataacacgCCTAGGAGTCCTACATGCATGGAAGACAGTCACGTTTCTAAAGTCATGTCACGTTTGTCCCAATAACACATCAATGCCCCACAATCGTTTCCACCCTTCTCCTCACGTCACTTAGATGCTTTATTGAGCTCATTTTTGGTGGCGGCTGGTGCATTCTTGGTGAAACAGCATTAGAAAATAGCCTACAATCAAATAAACTAGTGGACAGAAAGCAAGAAGTAAAGTCTACAAGCCATCTACCAACACCC
The window above is part of the Eleginops maclovinus isolate JMC-PN-2008 ecotype Puerto Natales chromosome 16, JC_Emac_rtc_rv5, whole genome shotgun sequence genome. Proteins encoded here:
- the lpar2a gene encoding lysophosphatidic acid receptor 2a is translated as MAMESSLWSTCDYSHNVTFFYNLVGKKISVEWATRDVVVIGVGLTVCVIVVLANLMVMVAISMNHRFHFPIFYLLGNMAAADLFAGIAYANLILHTGPWTSTLTKEQWYIRGTLIDMSLTASVGNLLAVAVERHQTIITMQLHSKMPKRRVVLLIVCIWAVSIIMGLVPSLFWNCECDLEDCSTVAPLYSRRFLIFWAILNLLTFFIMVAMYARIFFYVRYQISHMSQHTSEIRQTVVSLMKTISIVLGAFVICWMPGLVTLLLDGLLGKASHANAFEKFCLVVAECNSLVNPIIYSLRDEEMRRTFKWILCCLCRRGGNNPRELSPVGIYPRLPEGTAGCVLRSEEQAVCPETSSKEDSWTISGV